CAGGTCGTCGGGACGTGTTTCGGAATCTGGGTACTCGAGTTCTCGCTCCCGACGGCGTCGTTGTTCGCCGCGATCTTCGCTTCACACACGCTCCTCGCGTATCCCGTCGCCCGTCAGCTCGGCATCGTCAGGAACCGGGCCGTCACGGCGACTATCGGCGGGACCGTTCTGGCGAACGTACTCGCATTGCTCGTTCTCGTCGTCGTCGCGTCGGCGGAGGCATCCCTCGACTGGCTGTTCTGGGTGGATCTCGCCGTCGGACTCGTGGTGCTGTTCGCCGGCATCTGGTACCTCGTTCCGTGGCTGGGTCGACGGTTCTTCCGTACTCTCGCCGAGGAGAGTTACTTCGAGTTCCTGTTCGTTATGGCCGTCCTCTTCGTCTCGGCGTTCTCCGCCGACGTCGCCGGCATCGAACCGATCATCGGCGCGCTCGTGGCCGGCCTCGCGCTCAACCGCCTCGTTCCCGAGCGGGGACCGTTGCTGAATCGGATTCAGTTCGTCGGCAACGCGCTGTTCGTTCCGTTCTTCTTCCTCTCGATCGGTCTGCTCGTCGACGTGACCGTGCTCAGCGGGAGTCGCGAGTCGATACTGCTCGCCGCGTCGCTCATCGGGCTCACGCTCGTGACGAAATTCGCGGCGGCCTGGGCGACTGGCCGGCTGTTCGCGTACGCCGACGACGAGATCGGCAGCGCATTCGGGCTCTCGATCGGACAGGCAGAAGCGCTCGCGATCGTTCTCGTCGCGTACGACGCCGGCATCCCCGGGTTCGATGCGGCGATGATCAACGGCGCAGTGGCGCTGATTCTCGTCGTGAGTGTCGTCAGTCCGATCGTCGTCGAACGGTACGGTCGTGCGGTCGCAGCCATCGAAAAGCGAGAGACCCGCCAGTCGGCCGCCGTCCGACAGCGAATTCTCATCCCGTTCTCCCCGGTTCCGGAGCATCACGAGACGCTGCTGACGTATCACGAATCGTTGCTCGACCTGGCGCTGCTCGTTCGGGACGAGCGGTTCGCGGAACCGTTGCACACGGTGACCGTCGTTCGACCGGGTCCGGAAACGGAGCGGGCGATCACCGCTGCCGACGCCGCGATCGGACACACGGAAGCGTACGCGGCCGGTGCGGAAGTGCCGGTGTCGTTTCACACGCGCGTCGATCACAACGTCGCTTCGGGAATCGTTCGCGCGGCCGTCGAAAATCAAGTGACGACGATCCTCCTCGACTGGGACGGCATGCACCTCTACAGACAGCCGCTCTTCAGTCACACCATCCGGCAGGTCCTCGCGTGGACCGATCAGTTCGTGCTCGTCTCGCGCATCCGGGAACCGCTCAACGCCGTCTCGAGAATCGTCGTCGTCTTGCCGCCGCGGCTGGCCCACGATCCGGGCTTTCACGAGGTCCGACGGGCGATCCACCGGATTGCAGCGGGTACCGGAGCGCCGGTCCTGGGGATCGTCGTCGAAGGGGACCCGGAT
This genomic stretch from Natrinema salaciae harbors:
- a CDS encoding cation:proton antiporter produces the protein MAIPVEDPVSIFAVAMVVFLVAPLLLERHRVPGIVGIVLVGAAIGPNGAGVLERGEAIVVLGDVGLIYLMFLAGIEIDLHRFFDNIDQSVVFGLLSFLVPQVVGTCFGIWVLEFSLPTASLFAAIFASHTLLAYPVARQLGIVRNRAVTATIGGTVLANVLALLVLVVVASAEASLDWLFWVDLAVGLVVLFAGIWYLVPWLGRRFFRTLAEESYFEFLFVMAVLFVSAFSADVAGIEPIIGALVAGLALNRLVPERGPLLNRIQFVGNALFVPFFFLSIGLLVDVTVLSGSRESILLAASLIGLTLVTKFAAAWATGRLFAYADDEIGSAFGLSIGQAEALAIVLVAYDAGIPGFDAAMINGAVALILVVSVVSPIVVERYGRAVAAIEKRETRQSAAVRQRILIPFSPVPEHHETLLTYHESLLDLALLVRDERFAEPLHTVTVVRPGPETERAITAADAAIGHTEAYAAGAEVPVSFHTRVDHNVASGIVRAAVENQVTTILLDWDGMHLYRQPLFSHTIRQVLAWTDQFVLVSRIREPLNAVSRIVVVLPPRLAHDPGFHEVRRAIHRIAAGTGAPVLGIVVEGDPDQYERLVRDVESDVRVQFERLPSWERVGPYVDETVTVDDLVICASARRNSVGWQPELGEFAARLPSLTQGDFVIMYPPSGSHGDDRREADVSRPFSSARPPDRGNRSTSRSR